The following proteins are encoded in a genomic region of Parabacteroides pacaensis:
- a CDS encoding TonB-dependent receptor, translated as MRITILFCLIVIFCASAKETRSQSVQITLNLKNVPLEKVLDVVKDQSEYSFWFENDQINLDQKVSIQVKKMNIVQVMDLLLTQQGLSYTIENKHIIIYKKQETENKKQESSLKVSGTVMDEKGEPLIGVNIQEIGTNNITVTDISGNYTMYNISSVNSVLKYTYIGYKAQEIKVGKQQVIHVKLISDAQGLEEVVVVGYGSQKRESVIGAITTVKPSTLQINQTRTLSNGLAGQMAGIIAVQRSGEPGYDTSDFWIRGVNTFGANANPLVLIDGIERDLNSISSEEIESFSILKDASATAVYGVRGANGVILVQTKKGKLGRPRVTVKADYGISNPTQLPDFVDGAKFMEISNIAKVLSGEKPSFSQEQIDHTRLGDDPDFYPNVNWLKAITRKNAPSARASIDVNGGSERLRYSLVLSYFGEDGYIVTDKSQNFNSQLSTSRYNVRSNVDVNLTSSTLLNVSIGGYIYNRRDPGNISDILTNAFEQSPVIHPIKYSNGQIPKNQSRPNPWAEATQRGYSKRYEASVQSTMYLQQDMGAIWSPLQGLTAKALFAFDSWNYTYVDRKKTPTFYWATGRDEEGNLITNIVNEGDEFLGYGKGAGGNRTMYFEAQLNYNRRFGDHLIDGLLLFNLRDYVNGEAGDAIHSLPYRNQGIAGRVGYNYQDKYFAEVNFGYNGSENFKKGYRFGFFPSAAIGWMLTNESFMEPVTSVLSKLKLRGSVGMVGNDKISNDRRFSYLSTIDGAGDYRWGYKNDFQRNGIQEGDFGIPNLTWETATKIDVGVEAGFWNDINLQVDFFKEYRKDIFMQRKTIPEIAGFNKTPYANFGKVENIGTDMSLEINHSFNKDFQVSFRGNFTYAKNKVTEYDEPESLKNSPRAQTGRPLNQHFGLIAVGLFTPDDFENEEDYTLKKGIPTQFGIVKPGDIKYKDLNDDGKIDGLDKCAIGKPFVPQIIYGFGISMKYKNIDASVFFQGSGNFTNMLKGNSLIPGSGAGGLGNIYANVDDRWEPERPYNQNVFWPRLSSYNNDNNTQESTWWLKNASYLRLKNAEIGYTLPKAWQRAVAMRNARLFVRGSNLLTFAAFDMWDPELGSQNGLKYPNQKICSVGFEVTF; from the coding sequence TTGACCCAGCAGGGACTATCTTATACCATAGAAAATAAACATATTATCATTTATAAAAAGCAAGAGACGGAAAATAAGAAACAAGAATCCAGCCTTAAAGTTTCCGGTACGGTAATGGACGAGAAAGGGGAACCTTTGATCGGAGTAAATATTCAAGAGATAGGAACTAATAACATAACCGTAACCGATATAAGCGGAAATTATACGATGTACAATATTTCGAGCGTTAATTCCGTATTAAAGTACACCTACATTGGCTATAAAGCCCAAGAGATAAAAGTAGGAAAACAACAGGTCATTCATGTAAAACTGATTTCGGATGCACAAGGATTGGAAGAAGTGGTAGTAGTGGGATATGGTTCTCAGAAACGTGAAAGTGTTATTGGTGCTATTACTACCGTAAAACCGTCTACACTTCAGATAAATCAAACCCGTACGTTGAGCAACGGATTAGCCGGGCAAATGGCAGGAATTATTGCTGTGCAACGAAGCGGTGAGCCAGGGTATGATACTTCGGATTTCTGGATAAGAGGGGTAAATACTTTTGGAGCTAATGCCAATCCGCTAGTGTTGATTGACGGAATAGAGCGCGACCTAAACAGCATATCATCCGAAGAAATCGAATCGTTTTCTATTCTTAAAGACGCTTCTGCTACTGCTGTATATGGAGTAAGAGGAGCCAACGGCGTGATTCTGGTGCAAACAAAAAAAGGAAAATTAGGACGCCCGCGTGTAACGGTAAAAGCCGATTATGGCATTTCCAATCCTACCCAGCTTCCCGATTTTGTAGACGGAGCAAAATTTATGGAAATATCTAATATTGCGAAAGTATTGTCCGGAGAGAAACCTTCTTTTTCCCAAGAGCAAATAGACCATACCCGCCTGGGGGATGATCCGGATTTTTATCCGAATGTAAATTGGCTGAAAGCTATTACTCGCAAAAATGCCCCGAGCGCCCGTGCCAGCATAGATGTAAACGGGGGGAGTGAACGGTTAAGATACAGCTTGGTGTTAAGTTATTTCGGAGAAGACGGATATATCGTAACCGATAAAAGCCAGAATTTCAATTCCCAATTGAGTACCTCCCGGTATAATGTACGCAGTAATGTAGATGTAAATTTAACTTCTTCCACTTTGTTGAATGTCAGCATAGGCGGTTATATTTATAATAGGCGTGACCCCGGCAATATATCCGATATTCTGACGAATGCCTTTGAGCAGTCGCCCGTTATCCACCCTATTAAATACTCAAACGGACAGATTCCCAAAAACCAATCCCGTCCGAACCCTTGGGCAGAAGCTACCCAACGGGGATATTCCAAGCGTTATGAAGCTTCTGTGCAATCTACCATGTACCTGCAACAAGATATGGGGGCTATCTGGAGTCCGCTGCAAGGATTGACGGCAAAAGCTCTTTTTGCTTTCGACAGTTGGAATTATACTTATGTAGACCGGAAAAAAACACCCACTTTTTATTGGGCTACCGGCCGTGATGAAGAAGGAAACCTGATTACCAACATCGTAAATGAAGGAGATGAATTCTTAGGCTACGGCAAAGGAGCGGGAGGTAACCGGACAATGTATTTTGAAGCCCAACTTAATTATAATCGCCGTTTCGGAGATCATTTAATTGATGGCTTGCTTTTGTTCAATCTTCGTGATTACGTAAACGGTGAAGCCGGGGACGCAATTCATTCCTTACCTTACCGAAATCAAGGGATTGCAGGCCGGGTAGGATATAATTATCAAGATAAATATTTTGCCGAAGTCAACTTCGGATATAATGGATCCGAGAATTTCAAAAAAGGATACCGTTTCGGTTTTTTTCCGTCTGCTGCCATAGGGTGGATGCTGACAAATGAATCTTTTATGGAGCCGGTAACCAGTGTATTGTCTAAATTAAAATTAAGAGGTTCTGTCGGCATGGTAGGAAATGATAAGATTTCTAATGACCGGCGTTTCTCCTATTTATCTACTATTGACGGAGCGGGTGATTATCGCTGGGGATATAAGAATGATTTCCAGCGGAACGGAATCCAGGAAGGCGATTTCGGCATACCCAACCTTACCTGGGAAACGGCTACGAAAATAGATGTCGGGGTAGAGGCCGGGTTTTGGAACGACATTAACTTACAGGTAGATTTCTTTAAAGAATATAGAAAGGATATTTTTATGCAGCGCAAGACGATCCCCGAAATAGCCGGGTTTAATAAAACTCCTTACGCTAACTTCGGAAAGGTAGAGAATATAGGAACAGATATGAGCTTGGAAATAAACCACAGTTTTAACAAAGACTTTCAAGTATCTTTCCGGGGGAATTTTACGTATGCTAAAAACAAAGTAACAGAATATGATGAACCGGAATCGTTAAAAAATAGTCCTCGTGCTCAAACCGGACGTCCGTTAAACCAACATTTCGGACTAATCGCCGTAGGCTTGTTTACACCCGATGATTTTGAGAATGAAGAAGATTATACCCTCAAGAAAGGGATACCTACTCAATTTGGCATTGTGAAGCCCGGAGATATTAAATACAAAGATCTGAACGACGACGGGAAAATAGATGGATTGGATAAATGTGCTATCGGAAAACCGTTTGTACCTCAAATCATTTACGGGTTCGGAATAAGCATGAAATATAAGAATATAGACGCCAGTGTATTTTTCCAAGGCTCAGGGAATTTCACTAATATGTTAAAAGGAAACAGCCTGATACCGGGTAGTGGAGCCGGCGGATTAGGGAACATCTACGCCAATGTAGATGATCGCTGGGAACCGGAGAGACCATATAATCAAAATGTATTTTGGCCCAGGCTTTCCAGTTACAACAATGATAATAATACACAAGAATCGACCTGGTGGTTAAAAAATGCCAGCTATCTCCGGTTAAAGAATGCAGAAATAGGGTATACATTGCCCAAGGCGTGGCAACGTGCTGTGGCCATGCGGAATGCACGCCTTTTTGTAAGGGGTAGCAATCTGCTCACTTTTGCCGCTTTCGATATGTGGGACCCGGAGTTAGGTTCTCAAAACGGTTTAAAATACCCGAATCAGAAAATATGTTCCGTTGGATTTGAAGTTACATTCTAA